The following coding sequences are from one Parabacteroides pacaensis window:
- a CDS encoding winged helix-turn-helix domain-containing protein yields the protein MLEAFEQINKAFESKVRLGIMAILMVNDEVDFNRLKELLNLTDGNLASHTRSLEELGYISYKKSFIGRKTKTSFTATPEGRKAFSEHIAALEKFLKSAP from the coding sequence ATGTTAGAAGCCTTCGAACAAATAAACAAAGCTTTTGAAAGCAAAGTCAGACTAGGTATCATGGCCATTCTGATGGTAAACGACGAAGTGGATTTCAATCGTTTGAAAGAACTTCTGAACCTCACGGACGGTAACTTGGCAAGCCATACCCGTTCTTTAGAAGAATTGGGATATATCAGCTACAAAAAATCCTTTATCGGAAGGAAAACCAAGACATCGTTTACGGCTACTCCGGAAGGGCGGAAAGCTTTTTCCGAACATATTGCTGCTTTGGAAAAGTTCCTGAAATCAGCTCCTTAA